CGTAAATAGCAGACTTATGCAAGGTGATGCTTCATTAAAGTACAAGTACAAACGAGGAAATAATAATTTGGGTATCTAAAAACCTTATAAACCTATGAAAAAtcccatacacccaccggTAGATGTCATTAAAAGTTACAATCTAATGAATACTTCAAGTCTGAGTTAGAGTCGAAAACACCCCAgtgtttttcaacatcatcagTACCAGAAGTGTCAGGCTTCCAAGCCTCGTCAAAAGCCTCGAAAACACCCACATTGACACCCCAAGCTCTGAGAGCACAGACGGATTGTTGAAAGTAAGTCTTGGCGTTAGAAACACCTGGTTGGGCATTTTCGTAGTTGGTACCTTCAGTTGGCCATCCGGTTTCACCAACGAAAAACTCAATGTCAGTATCTCCCTTTGTGGTTTGAATTACCTGTAAGGCTTGCATGATATCATCGAAGAAGGAGTAtgatgagtttttcaagGTTTGTCCCTGCCAGTAGGAGAAGGCGTTGGCGTAGGTGAAGTCGGCAGCCTTGATAGCTGGTTGAGAGGCCCCATCGACCAAAACATTCCAGGAGTCAACAAACCCGACTGGAACGTCACCATATGAGTCTCCGTTCTTGTCCTTGatatccttcaacaagtccttgatctcattgattttgtcgGCCAAGTCAGATGCAGACAAGTCGTCTCTGTATAAGGCTTCAGAACCAACGGTGAAAACCTTGATGGTATCTTTGGAAATATTTGGCAAGTAGTTTTGTAAAGCGGTCTTTTCAGAACTGAAGTGGTCATCATCGGTTGGCCAGATACCGGCAATCATTTGGAATCCGGCGTCGTCAGCAGCTGGTCCCAAGTTTTGTAAAGTGTTACAATCAGAAACAGCATAAGTTTTGACGATTTTGGCGTATGAAGACAAGGTCTTCAAGTCAgctgcaaattcttcaGAGCTCTTACAGTTTCCTGAGTTGTCTTGGACACCGAAGTTGAAGGCAAGCTATAAAATAACATGTTAGTACTGGAAGGTGCGTTTGTGTCAAGATTCAACGCAATCGTGGCCAGACCCTGATATGAGGGCTAGAGTGATGGGAATTTGACCAGGTTGAATCTAACCATCAGAAGTGTTAACATACATCACCCATAGCATTGACAGAGGCCACAGTGGCGGCTAAAGCAGTCAAGAATTGGTATTTCATGATGAACGAATGTGTGTGTGAAGTGTGCTTTATtcgaaaatttttttttgtaaACATGCTCGACTAGAAATATGCCAAATATAGAAAGTCTAGATTTGGATCCGGAATGCTCGATTTGACTGCAAACCTCTATTGTGTTTATTGATTATGAACTGTTGACCAGTACACTGGACTTAGAGATTGTACAACTTTGTTAATGCGATCAATACGGCATCCTCCACCTTGATGGTTGGAGGAATGCATAGTTTTTGGTCGAAAAGATCTGTGAAACTCGGTACACTGAGAGACTTGTCTTGTTTGAAACTAAACTCAAGATCCTTCGGATTgccaaacaccaacaagacCCGGTTATTTTCCAGGCTATTGAGCTGAATATTATTGGTGGTATCGGCAGGTTCGGAAGAGAAGTAGTTTGCACAGTTGACGTATATCGATGAAGTGTAGCCGGTGGGAAAGGCACTTTTCGTGAAgatttcattgaagttcCTGGCGATTCGGGTGTGGTACCCAAAGGAAGATTTGTACCCAATCACCCCGTAGGCGTGTAAAGGAGATACGattgttttgttttttAAATCCACTGTAACTCTAACATTGACAGGGACTTCTTGGGTCAATTCAAATGGCTGGGCATGGCCAATATTGACGTATTTGGTtactttcaacttgttcctttgtttcttgttcCCAGGCGATTTCTTGGGTATACTTAACCCTTCCTTGAAGTCATTGTGGGTGCCATTATTGCCCATAAATGGAAGAGTCGACAACTTGGGAAGGGTTTGGGcgtacttgaacttctttgt
Above is a window of Yamadazyma tenuis chromosome 1, complete sequence DNA encoding:
- the BGL2 gene encoding glycoside hydrolase 3 protein (EggNog:ENOG503NW21; COG:G; CAZy:GH17); this encodes MKYQFLTALAATVASVNAMGDLAFNFGVQDNSGNCKSSEEFAADLKTLSSYAKIVKTYAVSDCNTLQNLGPAADDAGFQMIAGIWPTDDDHFSSEKTALQNYLPNISKDTIKVFTVGSEALYRDDLSASDLADKINEIKDLLKDIKDKNGDSYGDVPVGFVDSWNVLVDGASQPAIKAADFTYANAFSYWQGQTLKNSSYSFFDDIMQALQVIQTTKGDTDIEFFVGETGWPTEGTNYENAQPGVSNAKTYFQQSVCALRAWGVNVGVFEAFDEAWKPDTSGTDDVEKHWGVFDSNSDLKYSLDCNF
- a CDS encoding uncharacterized protein (COG:S; EggNog:ENOG503NWCN); this translates as MAKRKAEIVNKPTKKPHKSSPEVQFSICLPSSLISYANASNLEQITNIAYQVAKAATIYNVPEIIILDVPTIDAQYEILESKANKAVKIDKKIKFNEILEPPVQQQIVPNQPQNVQENHNNHELFESLLQFFITPPYLVKAMLKDNKYTKKFKYAQTLPKLSTLPFMGNNGTHNDFKEGLSIPKKSPGNKKQRNKLKVTKYVNIGHAQPFELTQEVPVNVRVTVDLKNKTIVSPLHAYGVIGYKSSFGYHTRIARNFNEIFTKSAFPTGYTSSIYVNCANYFSSEPADTTNNIQLNSSENNRVLLVFGNPKDLEFSFKQDKSLSVPSFTDLFDQKLCIPPTIKVEDAVLIALTKLYNL